The genomic DNA TCTGCCTGAATTTCCCGGTATGGAGCGTTTTCAGGGAACCTGCGTGCACCCGCAGAAATGGCCGGACGATCTGGATTACCGCGACAAGAAAGTGGTGGTGATCGGTAGCGGTGCCACTGCCGTCACGCTGGTGCCAGCCATGGCGGAAGAAACTGCCCATATCACCATGCTGCAGCGTTCGCCGTCCTATATTTTCTCTGTTCCCGCTTATGACAAATTGTCCGAATGGCTGGACCGTGTGCTGCCGTCCAGTTGGGTGTATCGCATGGCCCGCTGGCGCAATATCAAGTTGCAGCGGTTGATCTATGTGCTGGCGAAAAAGTACCCCGACTTTACCCGCAAGCTGCTGCTTTCCAATGTGAAACGCCATGTGGGGAAGGATTTCGACATGACCCACTTTCAGCCCGTGTACCAACCCTGGGACGAGCGACTCTGTGCGGTGCCGGATGCAGATCTTTTCCGGGACCTGCGCGAAGGCAAAGCCGACATTGTCACCGATCATATCGATACCTTTACGGAAAAAGGCATCCGGCTGAAATCCGGCCGTGAACTGGAGGCGGACATCATCGTGACCGCCACCGGCCTGAACCTGCAGGTGCTCGGCGGCATGAGTCTGTCCCTGGATGGTGAGCCGCTGGATGTGAGTGAACGGATGACCTACAAGGGCGTGTTAATGGAAGGGGTGCCGAATATGGCCTGGATATTTGGTTATACCAATGCGTCCTGGACCCTGAAAGCGGATATCGCGTCGGCCTATATTTGCCGCTTGCTCAATTACATGGACGCGGAAGGGCTAACGGTCGTCACCCCGGAAGGGGACAGCGACCTGACCCTGGCGGATCGCTCGATCATGGATGCCCTGGCCTCCGGTTATGTGAAGCGTTCACGCCACAAACTGCCACGCCAGGGGCGCCATCATCCGTGGAAGGTCATGAATCATTACGGCAAGGACAAGCATATTTTGCTGGAAGAGCCGGTGGAAGACGGGCTGCTGTCGTTTTCGTGACGGGAGAGAATTAGCTACGAGCTACGAAAAATAAAATAGGGTTTGTGGGTTTGCTTTCTCGCAGCTCATAGCTCGTAGCTCGAAACGGATCATCACCCACAACACTTCTTGAACTTCTTCCCGCTACCGCAAGGGCAGGGATCGTTACGCCCCACTTTCAGGGCGGCCACCGACGGTGTGCCGTCCAGGTAATACCAGTGGCCGTTTTCGTGCACGAAACGCGAGCGCTCTTCGAGTACGCTCAGGCCCTGGCGATCCTTGCTGGTGGCGCGGAAATGGACCCAGCCGGTGTCGCCGTCTTCGCCGCCGGCAATGATCTCCAGGGCTAGCCACTGCTGGTGTTCATCCAGATCCAACCCAGCGGGACGCTGGCTCAGATGCCAACTGCGGGCGATGTAATCGGTATTCTTCAACGCAAAGGCGGAAAACCGCGAGCGCATCAGCGCTTCCGGTGAAGCGGCCGGTTTGCCCTGGTGCAGGGGTTGGCAGCAATGAGCGTAGTCCAGGCCAGATTGGCAGGGGCAGGCGGTCATGGGGTTTCTCCGCGAAAGCAATCGAACAGTGCCAGTAAATCCTGGCGCAAGCGGGGCAAATTCTCTCCCCAGGGATCATTCAGTACCAGCGCATTCATGGCGCCGTTGAGCAACACCGCCAGCCCTTCGGCACTGCCGGCAAACCGCAGGGCGCCTTCTTCCATGGCGTCGCGGATGCCCTCGCGCAGCAGCGGGAAGCTGTAACGCTCGTCCAGGGCCCGCCAGCGCTCCTGGCCCAGTACCGAGGGGGCTTCGACTACCAGGATGCGGCGCACATCGTCCCGGGCCATGAAATCCACCCAGGCCAGGCTGCCGGCTTTCAGGGTGGCCAGGCTATCGCGCTGGCCGGCCACGGCCTTCTCGATGGCCGCCATGGCCTCCTGGCTGAGCAGGTCACAGACCGCTTCGAACAGCTCCGCCTTGTTGCGGAAATGGTGATACATGGCGCCCCGGGTTACCCCGGCAGCGGACAGAATCATCTCCGTACTGGTGTCCGCGTAGCCCTGTTCGGCAAACAGGTGGCGGGCGGCATTGATCAGGCAGCCGCGGGTCTGGGCACGGCGTTGGGCATTGGTGGCCATGAATGTCCTCTTCTTGTTGACAAACAGACTATCAGTTTGTTTTTATCTTATCAAAGCAGACAGGTAGTCTGTTTTTTGCAAGGAGGCATCAGATGAAAATCAGCGACCGTTATCCCATCGTGGTGACCGAGCATAAAGTGGCTTGCCGGGATTTCTGGCAGCAGCATTTCGGGCTGGATGTGCTGTTCGACAGTGACTGGTTTGTGCTGCTGGGTGACGAGCAGCAGGGCAGTGTGGTGGCCTTCATGACGCCGGACCACCCTTCCGCGCCGCCGGGACCGGAAACCTTCGGCGGGCTGGGCCTGTGCCTGGAGATCGAGGTGGGGGATGCCCGTCAGGCGCTGGCGGAATTTCAGGCCAGTGCCGGTCGGGTGGAATACCCGCTCAGTGACGAACCTTTCGGTCAGCGTCGCTTCGGTCTGCGTGATCCTTCCGGATTGTGGGTGGACGTCGTGGAGCAGATCGAGCCGCAGCAAGGCTATTGGAATCGGTACATGCAGGCGGTGTGAGGGTGGTCGTTGGCGCTATGCTCGCAAAGCGCCAACGGGAGACGGCAACGCCTACAGGTTCAGCAGGTGCTGTTCGATGGTAAATACATGGCCGTCCTCAGCATCCAGTTCCCGCAGCGCCTATACTCCGGTTCAGTGTCACCGCCGGGGAAACCATGAAAGACGCGCGAAGAATATCATGCCGAGGGTCTGAGCGAAGAGAACCTCCACGAGGGATCCGTGGAGCAGGCCCGGCGCTGGGTGGATGGAAGCCATTGAGGCGGATCGCCATTGCCCAACGCCATGACCCGCCACCGTCAGTGCTGACGCCAGCCTTCCAGCCGAAGATTATTGCAGGATCGAGGGTATGGCTTTACCTTTTTCACCCATCACGACAGCCGCAAGGGGAGAGGAAATTGCCGCCAATGCCAGGGTGTCGTTCACTACAATCAGCAGCCCTTCGATCGGCAGATCGTGATGGGTGAAGCCAGCAAAAGTGGACGATAAGAACCATGATATTACTTTGGCCCGCGGCCTCTACGGCCAGTCAGATCAGCGCGGCCATTTCAGACCAGCCTCGCCAGCCGGGAATGGCTGGAAGCGAAGTGGAGGCCTTGTAGACGCAACATCCGCAAGCCCTGTCCCCCGCCCGGCCAACTGGGGCGGCTAATGATTGCGCCCACGGGAAATCCAGTTCTTACATGGCCGCCCAGTCGCTTGCATGATCGGTTTCGCTATCGTAAGCAGGCGACTTGAGCTGGTGCAGAGGCGGCTGGCGCTGTAAAGCAGTTAATAACAGTGAATAGTTACCAGCGGCGCGGATTGGCGTCTGCAGTTACCTGAAATACAGGCCGCGCTCATACTTTGGGCGCGGCCTCTTGCGTAGAAAAAATACAATAAAACCTGACTGGCTCTTCAGGAAAAGCAGCCTTCACTGTTCACTGTTCACGTTCACTGTCTACCGTTCACTGTTCACGTTCACTGTTCACTGTTCATCGCTCACTGTTTTCCTTCGCCAAATCGCTGCCAACAACGGTTCCGGAAAAGTGACGGTGTTGATACGAACAGCGCGACCGCAGGGCGGCCATGGTTACGTTTACGGCCAAGGCGACGCCCAGCCCGGAGTCTCATGCCCACTTCGATGGCCAGTGGCGCGCTTTTATCCAGGCGTAGCAGGCGAGCGATGCCGCAGCCACCGCTGCACCGAACGCCAGCCACCACGGCACAAAGATGGCGATGCCGGCTCAGCAATGTGCCCCTGGTTCAGGCCACGATAATCCCGATCACCACCACGGCGGCCAATGAAACGACCGAAAGACATCCTGCGCTGCGCCAGCTGGCGGGCAAAACGGGTATTGAGAAAGCAGCCCACGGTCACCGGCAGCAGCACGATTTGCAGCAACGAAATCAGCATGCCATCAATGGGTACCGAGCGCCTCCAGGATACACCCAGGTCAAAGCAACGGGGCGGCGGCAACCACCGCCACCAGCGTGGAGGCAAAGGTGATCGCCACCGACAGCCACATCCGCCCGGGCCAGGTAGGCGATCACATTAGACGCGGCACCGTTGTGCATCAACCAGCACCAGACCCACCAGCACCTGGGGCAGCTGCAAGGCAATGTTGACGGCAAACGCCAGCAGTGGCATCAGCCGTATTTGCAGCAGCAAGCCCAGGCCGATAATCCCGGTTGGCGCAGCACCCGCTGAAAATCCTCCCAGGTGAGCGACAGGCCCATGCTTGAACATAATCGAGCATCAACAATCGCAATAATGACGTCCTTGCCGCCGACCAGCAGGGCCTTGGTTGCCAGTAGGCCAGCAGGGAAAACAGCAGGCCCAGGGCGAAACAGTTGGTGGCGCGGTTGAGCATCATGGTGGCCTGTTGGTTTTGAGGTGCCCATTGTAAGCATTTCCACTCTCGGAAATGACAGCACGAGGTCGTACCACGTAAGCGGTGATTCACTATGAGGATCTGGCTGTGGTATTGCGGCAGTCGGGCTCCCAGGGCCATGGCTTGCTCGGCCGCGCTGGCGTGTTGTAGCCGCCGTGATCCGCCTCCGAGACCGCCACTGATGTAATGCCCATCTGCTTGAGGTGGTGGTGCAGATGGGGCATGGCAATTTCACCCCGGTTGGCGGTCAGCGCTTTCGCTCACCTCATAGGGGGCTTATTGTTCAGCGTGGCGATGTAGTTTCTCCAGCCGTCCAGTTCGGTAATGCTTTGTATGTCATTGACGGCCCAGGGCTCAGGATGAACCTTTAATCAGCGACTCATCTGACGGCTTCAGGCTGCCAATGCCCAAGGAGCAGGAATCAGCCCCTGACAAAACTGCCGAAGTATTCGGGTGGGCATTTGCCGCAGTTCGATGGGAATGCTGAGGTTGGCGCCACCGCCCTTTCATTGCGGATCAGACCGGGTTTGGGGGCGTTGTTTGCCAGGGCGTAGAGGCGATAGCAGGGAGCGGTGTGAGTGGTTTCCAGCAGCACCGTCACGCTCCAGTAGCTGAATACGAGCGCGCTGTGCGAGGTGGCACCGACCACGGCGCAATGCGACGGTGTCATCACCGCTTTGTTGGCGGAATCCGTTTCCGGTGGCGGCAGTGCTCTGGCCAGGCAATACTCACAGGCTGGTGCCGTTGCCAGCGCGTCTGGACCCGCCAGGGCATGTATCCTGCCAGGTCAGCGATCAGAGTGAAGCCACCGGGCAGGCCGTCATCACGGAAGCCGCCGGGTAAGGCCAGGGCGCACAGGTCCAGCAGATCGACGAAGTTGGTCCAGGTGCCCAGTTGGCTGTTCAGGTGATGGGGTCGTCTCAAACCGCGTCGCGGTGTAAATGCCCGGTGTCGTAGGCAGTAGGCGTTAATCCACCTCACAGAAACTGACTGGCGTTTGAGTTCGGCCAGTCGGTATTGGGCGCGAAAGCTGTCAACGGCGGTGTGAGGTGTGCGGCTGGCCTCGAGGATATCGCGAATGACTCAGCAGTACCGCATCCGGCTCCTTGTGGCAGGGCTTCAGTGACGGTGAAACGCTCGGCGACCCAGGGCCCTTGATAGAGCAGGGCGGCAGGTAGCATCCTGCAGCACCATGAGGTCCACGGTGCAATCGCCCGGCAGCAATGCGGCTGAGGCTTTCCAGTTGCTGCTCCCATAGCGCCTTTGCCTTGTGGTCACCGAACCAGGGCAGGTCGCTGGGTCCCAGCTTTGGCCGCGTGGGCAGTCCGTCATTTTTTGCCAGACGGCGCCGACGACTGAAAGCATCGTCGCTATCGAACAGGCCGAGGCGACGGTAAATGGTCCAGGCGTCCTCCACGTTCAGCGCAAACACGCTGACGCAGTCCAGGGTTCGGCAGGCAGGCACTACGCCTTTGGTGCTGATGGCGCCACGGGTGGGCTTCAAGCCGACGATATTGGTAAAGGACGCGGGCACCCGCCCGGAGCCGGCGGTGACGGTGCCCAGAGAGAAGGGCACCAGCCCCAGGCTGACGCTCACCGCCGAGCCGGAACTGGAGCCGCCGCTGAGGTAGTCATCGTTGAACGGATTAGGCTTTCGCCGCCAGGGCGAATTCCGGGTGTTCGGTACGGCGCCGCAGACGCTACTGGTGCTGGTGCCCCGGCACCCGGAGCGGTTCGATAGCGTGGCTCAGCTGGTCCGCCAGCAGGGGCTTGACCTGGCCCGGCGCAGCAAGCAGGACACCATCGCCGCCGCCACCCAGGTTTATCTGGCCGATACCATGGGCGAGTTGTTGATGTTGTTCGGGGTGGCGGACGTGGCCTTTGTGGGCGGCTCCCTGGTGCCGGTGGGTGGGCACAATCTGCTGGAACCGGCCGGCTGGGGAAAGCCGGTGCTCACCGGCCCTCACCTGCACAACTTTACTGCCATCTCCAATCTGCTGGATGACGCCGGTGCCCTGACCCTGGTGGACAATGCGGATGCCCTGGCCATTGCCCTGCAGGGCCTGTTCCGTCACCCGGAACGACGCCAGAGTCAGGGGCAGGCCGCCGCAGCGGTGGTGGACGCCAATCGTGGGGCGTTGGAGAAGGGACTTGAGCTGATTAGTGAACAGTTAACAGTGAATAGTTAACAGCGACGCGGAAGGACTTTTACAGCATTAAACGCAAGAGGCCGCGCCCATGCATTGGGCGCGGCCTCTTGGCTTTCAGAGCACTGTTGCGCTCACACGCGCAACTATTAACTGTTCACTGTTAACTATTCACTGCTCTTCAGTATCGTGTTTCCGGCACCAGCGCGTCGCTACGGCCTTCCAGGTCCGGCTGGTAGATGTTCAGGGTGTTGGTGTCCGAGAGCCACTGGTTGATGCCTGCCAGGTCTCCCTGCTGAAGGTCACCGGTGGTGGATTTCAGGGTCAGGGAGTTGATGATGTAGTCGTAGCGGGCGTTGGCGTAGTCGCGTTCGGCGGCGAACAGTGCCTGCTGGGCGTTGAGCACGTCCACCACATTACGGGTACCGACCTCGTAACCGGATTGAGTAGCTTCCAGTGCAGAGCGGGCGGACCGGATTGCCTGCTTGCGAGCGCTCACGCGCAGGGCATCGGATTCCACCGTGCGATAGGCACTGCGGGCCTGCTGAATGATATCGCGCAGGGCCTGCTGGTACTGGAAGACCGCAGCATCTGCACGCAGGGCGGCCTCCTTACGGCGGCTGTTCAGGCCCCCACCCTGGAACAGGGGCATGGTGACTTCAACGCCGATCTGTTTGGATTCGCTGTCCGGATTGACCCCGGTAGAAAACCCGGCAGCAGTATTGCCTTCAGGTGCCGTGTGAGAGTGCTGGTACTGGGCGACAAACTGCACCTGGGGGAGTTGGGCCCCCAACTGACGTTTGGCGGTGTTCTCTGTCAGCTCGGAGTTGTAACGAGCTGCCAACACTTGAGGGTTTTGGGCCTGGGCCTTGTCAATCCAGTCTGCCATGTTGGCCGGTTGCGGGCCTTGCATGGGTAATTCGTCTTTGAGTTCTGAGAGTGTTTCCCAGCGTTGGCCGCTCAGCGATTCAAGCTGATCGCGGGCGATATCATATTGTTGCTGGGCCACAATCAGGTTCACCCGGGTCAGGTCATAGGTGGCCTGGGCTTCTTCCACATCGGTGGCGGGCACCAGTCCCACATCGAAACGTTCCTGGGTCTGTTCCAGCTGGCGGCCAATGGCTTTTTCTTCGGCCTTGGCGGACACCAGGGTGTCCCAGGCGCGCAGCACACCGAAGTAACCCTGGGCCACGCGCAACACGAAATCCTGCCGTGCCTGTTCAAAATTGGCCTGCGCAATATCGGTGCTGGACTGTGCTTCCTTGTAGCCGTACCAGGCATCAACACGGAACAAGGGCTGCGTCAGTTGCAGTGTGGTGGTTTCAGTGCCGAAATCCTGCGTGACTCCCAGCTCCTCAAGTTTTCTCTCGTTGTCATAGCGGCCATAGCTGGCGGCCACGTTGGGAAAGAGGGCGGCTCGGCCCTGTACCAGCAGTTGCTGATCCGCGTCCCAGCTCATACGAGCGGCCCGCCAGGTGCCGTCGTAGCTCCAGGCGGCGTTGGCGACATCCACCAGATCGGCGGCGTGGACGGAGCTGGCCAGTGAGGTCAGCATGAGAACGAGGATCTTGGTTGGGCTGCGCTTCATTCTGGTGCACTCTTTCCTGGGTGAGTTTGGTCATTATAGTACTGGCTGGTACAGAAAATTGATACGGTTTCTGTCACACCGGTGTCGCGGTTGTTTGGCCGATAGGCGCTGGCGTATAGTGTCCGCCATTCCTGTCTTTTCCCATGTATTCTGGAGGCCGACGTGCCAGACGATCAGCGCCCCGTCACCGCTAAACCCATTGATGAATCCTGCCAGCCTATCGCCGGTTCGCAAAAAATTTATGTTACCGGCTCTCGCCCGGACATTCGTGTCCCCATGCGAGAAATTCGCCAGAGTCCGACCCCGCTGGCAGACGGAAAGTTCGAGGATAACCCGCCGGTTACCGTCTACGATACCTCGGGCCCCTACACCGACCCGGATGTGACCATCGATGTGCGGCAGGGGTTGGCGCCAATTCGCCTGAACTGGATTCAGGAGCGGAATGATACCGAGCAACTGGAGGGTTTGACCAGTGTCTACGGGCGCAAACGTGCCAATGACCTGAAAACCGCCGGTTTGCGTTTCCAGCACACCCGTATCCCGCGCCGGGCTAAATCAGGCAAGAATGTGACCCAGATGCACTATGCCCGCCAGGGCATCATCACC from Alcanivorax sp. includes the following:
- a CDS encoding TetR family transcriptional regulator encodes the protein MATNAQRRAQTRGCLINAARHLFAEQGYADTSTEMILSAAGVTRGAMYHHFRNKAELFEAVCDLLSQEAMAAIEKAVAGQRDSLATLKAGSLAWVDFMARDDVRRILVVEAPSVLGQERWRALDERYSFPLLREGIRDAMEEGALRFAGSAEGLAVLLNGAMNALVLNDPWGENLPRLRQDLLALFDCFRGETP
- a CDS encoding VOC family protein; this encodes MKISDRYPIVVTEHKVACRDFWQQHFGLDVLFDSDWFVLLGDEQQGSVVAFMTPDHPSAPPGPETFGGLGLCLEIEVGDARQALAEFQASAGRVEYPLSDEPFGQRRFGLRDPSGLWVDVVEQIEPQQGYWNRYMQAV
- a CDS encoding NAD(P)/FAD-dependent oxidoreductase, producing the protein MQENSNSSDFDVLIIGAGLSGIGMACHLQKECTGKTFAILERRQAMGGTWDLFRYPGIRSDSDMFSFGYGFRPWNELQVLADGPSIRNYIKETADEFGVSQHIHYGLTITGADWSSEEKIWTVTAVQESSGDTATFRSRFLIGCTGYYNYDQGYLPEFPGMERFQGTCVHPQKWPDDLDYRDKKVVVIGSGATAVTLVPAMAEETAHITMLQRSPSYIFSVPAYDKLSEWLDRVLPSSWVYRMARWRNIKLQRLIYVLAKKYPDFTRKLLLSNVKRHVGKDFDMTHFQPVYQPWDERLCAVPDADLFRDLREGKADIVTDHIDTFTEKGIRLKSGRELEADIIVTATGLNLQVLGGMSLSLDGEPLDVSERMTYKGVLMEGVPNMAWIFGYTNASWTLKADIASAYICRLLNYMDAEGLTVVTPEGDSDLTLADRSIMDALASGYVKRSRHKLPRQGRHHPWKVMNHYGKDKHILLEEPVEDGLLSFS
- a CDS encoding TolC family outer membrane protein; translated protein: MKRSPTKILVLMLTSLASSVHAADLVDVANAAWSYDGTWRAARMSWDADQQLLVQGRAALFPNVAASYGRYDNERKLEELGVTQDFGTETTTLQLTQPLFRVDAWYGYKEAQSSTDIAQANFEQARQDFVLRVAQGYFGVLRAWDTLVSAKAEEKAIGRQLEQTQERFDVGLVPATDVEEAQATYDLTRVNLIVAQQQYDIARDQLESLSGQRWETLSELKDELPMQGPQPANMADWIDKAQAQNPQVLAARYNSELTENTAKRQLGAQLPQVQFVAQYQHSHTAPEGNTAAGFSTGVNPDSESKQIGVEVTMPLFQGGGLNSRRKEAALRADAAVFQYQQALRDIIQQARSAYRTVESDALRVSARKQAIRSARSALEATQSGYEVGTRNVVDVLNAQQALFAAERDYANARYDYIINSLTLKSTTGDLQQGDLAGINQWLSDTNTLNIYQPDLEGRSDALVPETRY
- a CDS encoding YchJ family metal-binding protein; the protein is MTACPCQSGLDYAHCCQPLHQGKPAASPEALMRSRFSAFALKNTDYIARSWHLSQRPAGLDLDEHQQWLALEIIAGGEDGDTGWVHFRATSKDRQGLSVLEERSRFVHENGHWYYLDGTPSVAALKVGRNDPCPCGSGKKFKKCCG